In the Fusarium oxysporum f. sp. lycopersici 4287 chromosome 9, whole genome shotgun sequence genome, one interval contains:
- a CDS encoding hypothetical protein (At least one base has a quality score < 10), with the protein MFLLFSLPETINTECFPSACKANRYSDGSIARYFLDSPPILVQRLGGDLDRLLNTIRLARVDLLASLGDLLEDGIVGEGGDDLGGLVLKGHIVALDTCEGILLAAVNGRLGKCTYRQAS; encoded by the coding sequence ATGTTCCTCCTTTTCTCGTTGCCCGAGACCATAAACACCGAATGTTTCCCAAGCGCTTGCAAAGCTAACAGATATTCAGATGGATCGATCGCTCGTTACTTCCTCGACTCGCCTCCTATCTTGGTGCAGCGCTTAGGCGGCGACCTCGACCGACtgctcaacaccatccgCCTTGCCAGAGttgaccttcttgccagtcttgGCGATCTTCTGGAGGACGGTATCGTAGGGGAGGGCGGTGACGACCTTGGCGGTCTGGTTCTCAAGGGACACATCGTAGCTCTCGACACCTGCGAAGGGATATTGTTAGCAGCGGTAAACGGTCGCTTGGGGAAGTGCACATACcgtcaagcttcttga
- a CDS encoding alcohol dehydrogenase 1: MAAPQIPEKQWAQVFEKTAGPIEYKQIPVQKPGPDEVLVNVKFSGVCHTDLHAWQGDWPLDTKLPLVGGHEGAGVVVARGDLVKDVKIGEKVGIKWLNGSCLSCSYCQNADESLCAEALLSGYTVDGSFQQYAIAKAIHVARIPEECDLESISPILCAGITVYKGLKESGVKAGQSIAIVGAGGGLGSIAVQYCKAMGIHAIAIDGGEEKGKLTKELGATAYVDFTTTKNLVADVKATTSDGLGPHAALLVATNEKPFQQATQYIRSRGTVVCIGLPANAQFSAPVFDTVVRMISIKGSYVGNRADTAEAIDFFRRGLIKVPFKTVGLSELNEVYKLMKAGQIVGRYVVDTSR, encoded by the exons ATGGCCGCTCCCCAGATTCCCGAGAAGCAGTGGGCTCAGGTTTTCGAGAAGACCGCCGGTC CTATCGAGTACAAGCAGATTCCCGTCCAGAAGCCCGGTCCCGATGAGGTCCTCGTCAACGTCAAGTTCTCCGGTGTCTGCCACACTGATCTCCACGCCTGGCAGGGTGACTGGCCCCTCGATACCAAGCTGCCTCTTGTCGGTGGCCACGAgggtgctggtgttgtcgttGCCCGCGGCGACCTTGTCaaggatgtcaagattgGCGAGAAGGTCGGTATCAAGTGGCTCAACGGTTCTTGCCTGAGCTGCTCTTACTGCCAGAACGCCGATGAGTCTCTCTGCGCCGAGGCTCTCCTCTCCGGTTACACCGTCGACGGATCTTTCCAGCAGTACGCCATTGCCAAGGCTATCCACGTTGCTCGCATTCCTGAGGAGTGCGACCTCGAGTCCATCTCCCCCATTCTCTGCGCCGGTATCACCGTCTACAAGGGTCTTAAGGAGTCCGGTGTCAAGGCCGGTCAATCCATTGCCATCGTCGGTGCTGGTGGTGGTCTCGGTTCCATCGCTGTCCAATACTGCAAGGCCATGGGTATCCACGCCATTGCCATCGATGGTGGTGAGGAGAAGGGAAAGCTCACCAAGGAGCTCGGAGCTACTGCTTATGTCGACTTTACCACAACCAAGAACCTTGTCGCTGATGTCAAGGCTACCACCTCCGATGGTCTCGGACCTCACGCTGCTCTCCTCGTCGCTACCAACGAGAAGCCCTTCCAACAGGCTACCCAGTACATCCGCTCTCGCGGTACTGTCGTCTGCATTGGTCTCCCCGCCAATGCTCAGTTCTCTGCTCCCGTCTTCGACACAGTTGTTCGCATGATCTCCATCAAGGGATCTTACGTCGGCAACCGTGCTGATACCGCTGAGGCCATTGACTTCTTCCGCCGCGGTCTCATCAAGGTCCCCTTCAAGACTGTCGGTCTCTCTGAGCTCAACGAGGTCTACAAGCTCATGAAGGCTGGCCAAATTGTCGGTCGCTACGTCGTCGACACCAGCCGATAA
- a CDS encoding actin-like protein 3 — MERFWSNSIFKYLRVEPEDHYFLLTEPPLNPPENRENTAEIFFESFNCAGMYIAVQAVLALAASWTSSKVQDRSLTGTVIDSGDGVTHVIPVAEGYVIGSSIKSIPIAGRDITYFVQSLLRDRGEPDSSLKTAQEIKEEYCYVCPDIVKEFSKYDRDRTRFAQHVVSHPNGRQVTVDVGYERFLAPEIFFNPEIYSSDFLTPLPVVVDGVIQQSPIDVRRGLYKNIVLSGGSTLYKDFGRRLQRDIKQLVDARIRASEVRSGGARSGGLDVSVITHKRQRHGPWFGGSLLGQTPEFRSYCHTKAEYQEYGPSIVRRFALLGGPGGS; from the exons ATGGAACGATTCTGGTCAAACTCCATCTTCAAGTATCTACGCGTCGAGCCTGAGGACCATTACTTCCTCCTTACCGAGCCC CCTCTGAACCCGCCCGAGAACCGTGAGAATACCGCCGAGATCTTCTTCGAGTCCTTCAACTGCGCTGGAATGTACATTGCCGTCCAGGCcgttcttgctcttgctgcttcttggacATCTTCAAAGGTCCAGGATCGTTCATTGACTGGTACGGTCATTGATTCCGGTGATGGTGTTACCCACGTCATTCCTGTCGCCGAGGGTTATGTCATTGGGTCTTCTATCAAGTCAATTCCCATTGCCGGTCGAGATATCACCTACTTCGTTCAGTCCCTTCTACGAGACCGAGGCGAGCCCGATTCTTCGCTCAAGACGGCTCAGGAAATCAAGGAGGAGTACTGTTACGTGTGTCCCGATATTGTCAAGGAGTTCAGCAAGTATGACCGGGATCGCACTCGATTCGCTCAGCACGTTGTTTCGCACCCCAATGGCCGACAGGTTACCGTTGATGTCGGTTACGAGCGCTTCCTCGCCCccgagatcttcttcaaccccgAGATTTACAGCTCCGACTTCTTGACTCCTCTGCCCGTGGTTGTCGACGGTGTCATTCAGCAATCGCCTATCGACGTCCGACGAGGTCTTTACAAGAACATTGTTCTTTCTGGTGGAAGCACATTGTACAAGGATTTCGGTCGCCGATTACAGCGAGACATCAAGCAGCTTGTAGATGCCAGAATTCGAGCCAGCGAGGTCCGCAGTGGTGGTGCTCGTAGTGGTGGTCTGGACGTGTCCGTTATCACTCATAAGCGACAGCGACACGGTCCTTGGTTCGGAGGCAGTCTCCTTGGTCAAACCCCTGAGTTCCGATCATACTGCCATACCAAGGCCGAG TACCAAGAATATGGACCCAGCATTGTGCGAAGATTTGCTCTGCTTGGTGGACCCGGTGGCTCTTGA
- a CDS encoding actin-like protein 3, with the protein MANQTPAVVMDNGTGFSKLGFAGNDSPSFVFPTAIATKGPTGGAGGSGSGRPAVANKPSFLTGGAGAGGHLSGKRGTEDLDFFIGDEAIAASGGPGYGLHYPIRHGQIENWDHMERFWSNSIFKYLRVEPEDHYFLLTEPPLNPPENRENTAEIFFESFNCAGMYIAVQAVLALAASWTSSKVQDRSLTGTVIDSGDGVTHVIPVAEGYVIGSSIKSIPIAGRDITYFVQSLLRDRGEPDSSLKTAQEIKEEYCYVCPDIVKEFSKYDRDRTRFAQHVVSHPNGRQVTVDVGYERFLAPEIFFNPEIYSSDFLTPLPVVVDGVIQQSPIDVRRGLYKNIVLSGGSTLYKDFGRRLQRDIKQLVDARIRASEVRSGGARSGGLDVSVITHKRQRHGPWFGGSLLGQTPEFRSYCHTKAEYQEYGPSIVRRFALLGGPGGS; encoded by the exons ATGGCTAACCAAACTCCCGCCGTTGTCATGGACAA CGGCACGGGTTTCTCCAAGCTAG GTTTCGCCGGTAACGATTCTCCCTCATTCGTCTTCCCGACCGCGATTGCGACAAAGGGGCCAACTGGCGGAGCTGGTGGCTCTGGTTCTGGACGACCGGCTGTTGCGAACAAGCCATCTTTTCTTACGGGAggtgctggagctggaggccATCTGAGCGGAAAGCGAGGTACCGAGGATCTCGACTTCTTTATTGGCGATGAGGCGATAGCAGCTTCTGGAGGACCTG GATATGGTCTTCATTATCCGATCCGACACGGTCAAATAGAGAATTGG GACCACATGGAACGATTCTGGTCAAACTCCATCTTCAAGTATCTACGCGTCGAGCCTGAGGACCATTACTTCCTCCTTACCGAGCCC CCTCTGAACCCGCCCGAGAACCGTGAGAATACCGCCGAGATCTTCTTCGAGTCCTTCAACTGCGCTGGAATGTACATTGCCGTCCAGGCcgttcttgctcttgctgcttcttggacATCTTCAAAGGTCCAGGATCGTTCATTGACTGGTACGGTCATTGATTCCGGTGATGGTGTTACCCACGTCATTCCTGTCGCCGAGGGTTATGTCATTGGGTCTTCTATCAAGTCAATTCCCATTGCCGGTCGAGATATCACCTACTTCGTTCAGTCCCTTCTACGAGACCGAGGCGAGCCCGATTCTTCGCTCAAGACGGCTCAGGAAATCAAGGAGGAGTACTGTTACGTGTGTCCCGATATTGTCAAGGAGTTCAGCAAGTATGACCGGGATCGCACTCGATTCGCTCAGCACGTTGTTTCGCACCCCAATGGCCGACAGGTTACCGTTGATGTCGGTTACGAGCGCTTCCTCGCCCccgagatcttcttcaaccccgAGATTTACAGCTCCGACTTCTTGACTCCTCTGCCCGTGGTTGTCGACGGTGTCATTCAGCAATCGCCTATCGACGTCCGACGAGGTCTTTACAAGAACATTGTTCTTTCTGGTGGAAGCACATTGTACAAGGATTTCGGTCGCCGATTACAGCGAGACATCAAGCAGCTTGTAGATGCCAGAATTCGAGCCAGCGAGGTCCGCAGTGGTGGTGCTCGTAGTGGTGGTCTGGACGTGTCCGTTATCACTCATAAGCGACAGCGACACGGTCCTTGGTTCGGAGGCAGTCTCCTTGGTCAAACCCCTGAGTTCCGATCATACTGCCATACCAAGGCCGAG TACCAAGAATATGGACCCAGCATTGTGCGAAGATTTGCTCTGCTTGGTGGACCCGGTGGCTCTTGA
- a CDS encoding actin-like protein 3, producing MANQTPAVVMDNGTGFSKLGFAGNDSPSFVFPTAIATKGPTGGAGGSGSGRPAVANKPSFLTGGAGAGGHLSGKRGTEDLDFFIGDEAIAASGGPGYGLHYPIRHGQIENWDHMERFWSNSIFKYLRVEPEDHYFLLTEPPLNPPENRENTAEIFFESFNCAGMYIAVQAVLALAASWTSSKVQDRSLTGTVIDSGDGVTHVIPVAEGYVIGSSIKSIPIAGRDITYFVQSLLRDRGEPDSSLKTAQEIKEEYCYVCPDIVKEFSKYDRDRTRFAQHVVSHPNGRQVTVDVGYERFLAPEIFFNPEIYSSDFLTPLPVVVDGVIQQSPIDVRRGLYKNIVLSGGSTLYKDFGRRLQRDIKQLVDARIRASEVRSGGARSGGLDVSVITHKRQRHGPWFGGSLLGQTPEFRSYCHTKAEVRRIVYCMGP from the exons ATGGCTAACCAAACTCCCGCCGTTGTCATGGACAA CGGCACGGGTTTCTCCAAGCTAG GTTTCGCCGGTAACGATTCTCCCTCATTCGTCTTCCCGACCGCGATTGCGACAAAGGGGCCAACTGGCGGAGCTGGTGGCTCTGGTTCTGGACGACCGGCTGTTGCGAACAAGCCATCTTTTCTTACGGGAggtgctggagctggaggccATCTGAGCGGAAAGCGAGGTACCGAGGATCTCGACTTCTTTATTGGCGATGAGGCGATAGCAGCTTCTGGAGGACCTG GATATGGTCTTCATTATCCGATCCGACACGGTCAAATAGAGAATTGG GACCACATGGAACGATTCTGGTCAAACTCCATCTTCAAGTATCTACGCGTCGAGCCTGAGGACCATTACTTCCTCCTTACCGAGCCC CCTCTGAACCCGCCCGAGAACCGTGAGAATACCGCCGAGATCTTCTTCGAGTCCTTCAACTGCGCTGGAATGTACATTGCCGTCCAGGCcgttcttgctcttgctgcttcttggacATCTTCAAAGGTCCAGGATCGTTCATTGACTGGTACGGTCATTGATTCCGGTGATGGTGTTACCCACGTCATTCCTGTCGCCGAGGGTTATGTCATTGGGTCTTCTATCAAGTCAATTCCCATTGCCGGTCGAGATATCACCTACTTCGTTCAGTCCCTTCTACGAGACCGAGGCGAGCCCGATTCTTCGCTCAAGACGGCTCAGGAAATCAAGGAGGAGTACTGTTACGTGTGTCCCGATATTGTCAAGGAGTTCAGCAAGTATGACCGGGATCGCACTCGATTCGCTCAGCACGTTGTTTCGCACCCCAATGGCCGACAGGTTACCGTTGATGTCGGTTACGAGCGCTTCCTCGCCCccgagatcttcttcaaccccgAGATTTACAGCTCCGACTTCTTGACTCCTCTGCCCGTGGTTGTCGACGGTGTCATTCAGCAATCGCCTATCGACGTCCGACGAGGTCTTTACAAGAACATTGTTCTTTCTGGTGGAAGCACATTGTACAAGGATTTCGGTCGCCGATTACAGCGAGACATCAAGCAGCTTGTAGATGCCAGAATTCGAGCCAGCGAGGTCCGCAGTGGTGGTGCTCGTAGTGGTGGTCTGGACGTGTCCGTTATCACTCATAAGCGACAGCGACACGGTCCTTGGTTCGGAGGCAGTCTCCTTGGTCAAACCCCTGAGTTCCGATCATACTGCCATACCAAGGCCGAGGTAAGACGAATTGTATACTGTATGGGACCATGA
- a CDS encoding actin-like protein 3: MERFWSNSIFKYLRVEPEDHYFLLTEPPLNPPENRENTAEIFFESFNCAGMYIAVQAVLALAASWTSSKVQDRSLTGTVIDSGDGVTHVIPVAEGYVIGSSIKSIPIAGRDITYFVQSLLRDRGEPDSSLKTAQEIKEEYCYVCPDIVKEFSKYDRDRTRFAQHVVSHPNGRQVTVDVGYERFLAPEIFFNPEIYSSDFLTPLPVVVDGVIQQSPIDVRRGLYKNIVLSGGSTLYKDFGRRLQRDIKQLVDARIRASEVRSGGARSGGLDVSVITHKRQRHGPWFGGSLLGQTPEFRSYCHTKAEVRRIVYCMGP, translated from the exons ATGGAACGATTCTGGTCAAACTCCATCTTCAAGTATCTACGCGTCGAGCCTGAGGACCATTACTTCCTCCTTACCGAGCCC CCTCTGAACCCGCCCGAGAACCGTGAGAATACCGCCGAGATCTTCTTCGAGTCCTTCAACTGCGCTGGAATGTACATTGCCGTCCAGGCcgttcttgctcttgctgcttcttggacATCTTCAAAGGTCCAGGATCGTTCATTGACTGGTACGGTCATTGATTCCGGTGATGGTGTTACCCACGTCATTCCTGTCGCCGAGGGTTATGTCATTGGGTCTTCTATCAAGTCAATTCCCATTGCCGGTCGAGATATCACCTACTTCGTTCAGTCCCTTCTACGAGACCGAGGCGAGCCCGATTCTTCGCTCAAGACGGCTCAGGAAATCAAGGAGGAGTACTGTTACGTGTGTCCCGATATTGTCAAGGAGTTCAGCAAGTATGACCGGGATCGCACTCGATTCGCTCAGCACGTTGTTTCGCACCCCAATGGCCGACAGGTTACCGTTGATGTCGGTTACGAGCGCTTCCTCGCCCccgagatcttcttcaaccccgAGATTTACAGCTCCGACTTCTTGACTCCTCTGCCCGTGGTTGTCGACGGTGTCATTCAGCAATCGCCTATCGACGTCCGACGAGGTCTTTACAAGAACATTGTTCTTTCTGGTGGAAGCACATTGTACAAGGATTTCGGTCGCCGATTACAGCGAGACATCAAGCAGCTTGTAGATGCCAGAATTCGAGCCAGCGAGGTCCGCAGTGGTGGTGCTCGTAGTGGTGGTCTGGACGTGTCCGTTATCACTCATAAGCGACAGCGACACGGTCCTTGGTTCGGAGGCAGTCTCCTTGGTCAAACCCCTGAGTTCCGATCATACTGCCATACCAAGGCCGAGGTAAGACGAATTGTATACTGTATGGGACCATGA
- a CDS encoding transcription initiation factor TFIIH subunit 3, producing MDAVDVSEHYEVGTREETPSLLTIVLDTNPRAWASLNNALPLSRAIANILVFVNAHLAFSNANQVALIAAHVDRAEWLYPTPPKPSRDASGDVAMNDASQTQTQTSANKFPQFAQIEAAVLAAIRKLMDQTKEEDLSATTTQISGALTLALCHINKAAQALCAPTANLEDSHKGSSNTAPPTVRGRILVISVSDSEPSQYIPTMNAVFAAGHTQVAIDTLSLTGEPTFLQQACYNTGGTYLAATHPQGLLNYLMFGLIADTEAREALIAPTHDTVDFRAACFCHGRVVDTGFVCSICLSIFCETPENSECFTCGTKLSLGNYGAKPAVVPRKKKKKRKIVNGGGSREETGSATGTPRP from the coding sequence ATGGACGCCGTCGATGTTTCAGAGCACTACGAGGTCGGCACCCGCGAAGAAACTCCCTCCCTCCTCACCATCGTCCTCGACACGAACCCTCGAGCCTGGGCATCGCTCAACAATGCTCTGCCCTTATCGCGTGCCATTGCAAACATTCTCGTTTTCGTCAACGCCCATCTCGCTTTCAGCAACGCAAACCAAGTTGCTCTTATCGCCGCCCACGTTGATCGCGCAGAATGGCTCTACCCAACACCTCCCAAACCCTCACGCGACGCCTCTGGCGATGTTGCCATGAATGATGCTTCGCAAACGCAAACACAAACCTCGGCAAACAAGTTTCCACAGTTTGCACAGATTGAAGCTGCTGTTTTGGCTGCGATTCGAAAACTCATGGATCAGACAAAGGAGGAGGACCTCTCTGCGACGACGACACAAATCTCTGGGGCCTTGACACTGGCGCTATGTCACATCAATAAAGCTGCGCAGGCTCTTTGTGCGCCTACGGCCAATCTCGAGGACAGCCACAAAGGCTCGTCGAATACAGCCCCCCCAACTGTTCGAGGTCGAATCCTAGTCATTTCTGTGTCCGATTCAGAACCCTCGCAATACATTCCTACCATGAACGCTGTCTTCGCAGCTGGCCATACCCAAGTCGCCATCGATACTCTCTCTCTTACTGGCGAGCCAACTTTCCTACAACAGGCTTGCTACAACACCGGTGGCACATACCTCGCTGCTACACATCCCCAAGGACTACTGAACTACCTCATGTTCGGTCTTATCGCGGACACAGAAGCTCGTGAAGCTCTAATTGCCCCAACACACGACACCGTTGATTTCCGCGCCGCCTGTTTCTGTCACGGCCGAGTTGTGGACACAGGCTTCGTCTGCTCAATCTGCCTGAGCATCTTCTGTGAGACGCCAGAGAACTCGGAGTGTTTCACGTGTGGCACCAAACTATCTCTGGGTAACTATGGAGCGAAGCCCGCTGTTGtaccaaggaagaagaaaaagaagcgCAAGATCGTCAATGGAGGCGGTTCACGGGAAGAGACAGGGAGTGCGACAGGGACACCCCGCCCTTGA